One window of Lawsonibacter asaccharolyticus genomic DNA carries:
- a CDS encoding glycerol-3-phosphate acyltransferase: MLGMTWGDISPWIFYDMGLPLLLVAAAAYLLGCSNGAVIVSKYILRDDVRTHGSGNAGLTNFYRTFGGPLTLVVILCDVLKAVAAVWAGILMARYWDGGFWSQEAIVLVFAKYWAGLFCLLGHMFPCMFHFKGGKGILSGGTIAIMIDWRIALVVWGGFLILAILTRYVSLGSVWAGASFPVATWFVYQDWIITLLGLLLGGLVVYMHRGNIHRLLTGTENKFSLHKKQ; this comes from the coding sequence ATGCTGGGCATGACTTGGGGGGACATCTCCCCCTGGATCTTTTATGACATGGGTCTGCCCTTGCTTCTGGTGGCGGCAGCGGCCTACCTGCTGGGCTGCTCCAACGGGGCGGTCATCGTCTCCAAGTACATCCTGCGGGACGATGTGCGCACCCACGGCAGCGGCAACGCGGGGCTGACCAACTTCTACCGCACCTTCGGCGGGCCGCTGACCCTGGTAGTTATTTTGTGCGATGTCCTCAAGGCGGTGGCCGCAGTGTGGGCGGGCATCCTGATGGCCCGATATTGGGACGGCGGCTTCTGGAGCCAAGAGGCCATTGTTCTGGTCTTTGCCAAGTACTGGGCGGGCCTGTTCTGCCTGCTGGGCCACATGTTCCCCTGCATGTTCCACTTCAAGGGGGGAAAGGGCATCCTGTCCGGCGGCACCATCGCCATCATGATCGACTGGCGCATTGCCCTGGTGGTGTGGGGGGGATTCCTGATCCTTGCCATTCTCACCCGATACGTCTCCCTGGGATCGGTGTGGGCCGGAGCCAGCTTTCCGGTGGCCACCTGGTTCGTCTATCAGGACTGGATCATCACCCTGCTGGGCCTGCTCTTGGGCGGCCTGGTGGTCTACATGCACCGGGGCAACATCCACCGTCTGCTGACCGGGACAGAGAACAAGTTTTCTCTGCACAAGAAGCAATGA
- a CDS encoding glycerol-3-phosphate dehydrogenase, translating to MKITVLGSGGWGTALALLLLENGHEVTLWSYTEEESRVLRETRENPMLKGVPLPETMGLTTDMGAVKGCGAVVMATPSFAVRATAAKLKQLADPGTIVISVSKGIEKDTSLRLSQVIEEELQGHCPVVVLSGPSHAEEVGRHVPTGVVAASEDLELARQVQDLFMNPRFRVYTSTDKVGTELCAALKNIIALCAGCCDGMGCGDNTKALLMTRGLAEMARLGVALGGKQETFAGLAGVGDLIVTCCSMHSRNRRCGILIGKGVEPKEAVKEIGAVVEGYYAAVTARTLAQKAGIEMPIAQAAYEVLYEGRDVHAVVTDLMSRAKRSETEESSWT from the coding sequence ATGAAAATCACAGTCCTTGGCAGCGGAGGCTGGGGGACGGCCCTGGCGCTGCTGCTGCTGGAAAACGGACATGAGGTGACCCTGTGGTCCTACACCGAGGAGGAGTCCCGGGTGCTGCGGGAGACCCGGGAGAACCCCATGCTGAAGGGGGTGCCGCTGCCCGAGACAATGGGCCTGACCACCGATATGGGGGCGGTGAAGGGCTGCGGCGCCGTGGTGATGGCCACCCCGTCCTTTGCGGTCCGCGCCACTGCCGCCAAGCTGAAGCAGCTGGCCGACCCGGGGACCATCGTGATCTCCGTGTCCAAGGGCATCGAGAAGGACACCTCCCTCCGCCTCAGCCAGGTCATTGAGGAGGAGCTCCAGGGCCACTGCCCCGTGGTGGTGCTCTCCGGCCCCTCCCACGCCGAGGAGGTGGGCCGCCATGTCCCAACCGGCGTGGTGGCGGCCAGCGAGGACCTGGAGCTGGCCCGGCAGGTGCAGGACCTGTTTATGAACCCCCGCTTCCGGGTCTACACCAGCACCGACAAGGTGGGCACCGAGCTGTGCGCCGCCCTGAAGAACATCATCGCCCTCTGCGCCGGCTGCTGCGACGGCATGGGCTGCGGGGACAACACCAAGGCACTGCTCATGACCCGGGGGCTGGCGGAGATGGCCCGGCTGGGGGTGGCCCTGGGAGGAAAACAGGAGACCTTTGCCGGGCTGGCCGGCGTGGGGGACCTGATCGTCACCTGCTGTTCCATGCACTCCCGGAACCGCCGGTGCGGCATCCTCATCGGCAAAGGGGTGGAGCCCAAAGAGGCGGTGAAGGAGATCGGCGCCGTGGTGGAGGGCTACTACGCCGCTGTCACCGCCCGCACCCTGGCCCAGAAGGCGGGCATCGAGATGCCCATCGCCCAGGCCGCCTACGAGGTGCTCTATGAGGGGCGGGATGTCCACGCCGTGGTCACAGACCTGATGTCCCGGGCCAAGCGGTCCGAGACCGAAGAGTCCTCCTGGACCTGA
- a CDS encoding GTPase: MAIIGKPNVGKSSLVNRILGQERVIVSDVAGTTRDAVDSPFENGRGKYLFIDTAGMRKKSRVDDRIEKFSVLRATMAIERSDVCLIMIDAREGVTEQDTKVAGLAHEAGKACIIVVNKWDAIEKDGKTMDKMRQDVMRDLSYMTYAPIVFISALTGQRVDRLFELINYVNDQAATRISTGMLNSVLADATARVQPPTDKGRRLKIYYMTQVGIRPPHFVCFCNDARLFHFSYQRYLENQIRATFGLEGTPVRLTIRQKGEKEE; the protein is encoded by the coding sequence GTGGCCATCATCGGCAAGCCCAATGTGGGCAAGTCCTCCCTGGTCAACCGCATCCTGGGGCAGGAGCGGGTCATCGTCAGCGATGTGGCGGGCACCACCCGGGACGCGGTGGACAGTCCCTTCGAGAACGGGCGGGGCAAATACCTGTTCATCGACACGGCAGGGATGCGGAAGAAGTCCAGGGTGGATGACCGCATCGAGAAGTTCTCCGTCCTGCGGGCCACCATGGCCATCGAGCGCAGCGACGTGTGCCTCATCATGATCGACGCCCGGGAGGGGGTCACCGAGCAGGACACCAAGGTGGCCGGTCTGGCCCACGAGGCGGGCAAGGCCTGCATCATCGTGGTCAACAAGTGGGATGCCATCGAGAAGGACGGCAAGACCATGGACAAGATGCGCCAGGACGTGATGCGGGACCTGAGCTATATGACCTACGCCCCCATCGTGTTCATCTCCGCTCTCACCGGCCAGCGGGTGGACCGGCTCTTCGAGCTGATCAACTATGTGAATGACCAGGCAGCCACCCGCATCTCCACCGGGATGCTCAACTCGGTGCTGGCCGATGCCACCGCCCGGGTGCAGCCCCCCACGGACAAGGGCCGCCGCCTGAAGATCTACTACATGACCCAGGTGGGCATCCGCCCCCCTCATTTTGTGTGCTTCTGCAACGACGCCCGGCTGTTCCACTTCTCCTATCAGCGGTATCTGGAGAACCAGATCCGCGCCACCTTCGGCCTGGAGGGCACGCCGGTGCGGCTGACCATCCGGCAGAAGGGCGAGAAGGAGGAGTGA